In Chitinispirillum alkaliphilum, the genomic window GCCGCTCTATAACAGAATCGAAAGAGCGCCGAATTGTACCGGTGAAAATATACCCGCCCACACACAGCAAAACAAGTAAAAGCAACACAATCACAATCACCGGCAACAACGCCTCCATAACATTTCCATTCACATCATCAGTATAAATCCCTGTACCGATGATCCAATCCCATTCTCTGAAAAGCATGACATAAGATATTTTTGGTGAAGGCTCAGTTCTGCCCGGTTTTGGCCACAGGTAATCGACAAATCCCGACCCGCTGCCTCTGGCTGTTTGCACTATTGCCTGAAACAAGTTTTGATTTGTTCCCATGGCCACGTTGTAAGATGGATTATCCATCACGTTACCATCAAGTGCTGGGTTGATCGGGTGCATAATCATAGTTGGGTAGGGATACGTGTTATCATTTATCCAGTAATACTCCTCACCCTCATAACGGATATTTCTAATACTTTCAAGTGCAAGACGCTGAGCATCCTCAACACTTAGCCTGCCTGCTCTTGCTTCTTGAGCATAGTGATCAAGAATGGTGTAACCAATCTCTGCAGCAGCCCTGGCGACACCGTATCTTGTTTGCGCTAAAGTGCTGTGAACACGTACACTCATGATCACCAGAATACTCAGTATCAGTACAACAACTGCAATCAGGGATAATCTGATCTTTTTGTAAATTGTCATTTGTAAGTCCTTTCTTTAAAAGCAGACCCTTTAAGAATTCATTTAAAAAATTTTGTAATGCTATGCAATTCTGGCATCATAAAAGCCCAATATTTTTTAAAACCTCAATATGTTTTGAACATTATAGTTTATCCTGCCACCTTTTCTCTTGATACTATCTCCTCAAGGGAACTGATCAGCCTGTCACGGTCCAGTTTTACCTGATAATCTGTAACCCCCACTTTCATCCCCATTGCCTTATCATCATCTCCGGCCAATGATGTAACAGCTATAAGCGGAAGTGATGAAAATGAACTGTTTTCTCTTATTCTGGTACAAAGTTCAAAACCATTCATACGGGGCATTTCAATGTCAGTAACAACAGCCTCGATTTGGTCCTTGTGCTTCAGGAGCTTCTCCCAGGCATCCTCCCCATCAACAGCTTCAATTACAGTAAAACCGGCATCTGAGAGATGTTTACAAATTTGAGATCTGAAAAACTCAGAATCTTCCGCCAGTAAAATTGTGTGTTTGTTCTCCCCCTTTGTGTTACTCTCCCTGACCCATTCAGGCCATGCGGTCTCGACCAGCTCATATATGTCAACCATCAAAATAGTGGTATCGCTGATAATCACCGACCCGCTTATACCCTTTTGGCGAATAGTTTTTCTATCGGGTGAAAGCGATGTTTCAATTACCTCAACAGGCATATGACAAAGCAGTCCCACATCCCTATTATTTACAGAAGTCACTATTACTGCAAGATTTTTTCCTTCTGGGGCAATCTGCTGTACCTGGGCAGAATCAGCTAAAGTGACAAGTGGAAGCGTTTTACCTCTGTACTGCATCGATCGTCTTGAGGCTGTTGTTTCAATCTGTTTTGATTCGATACGCTCAACCCGCCTCACAAGCTCAAGAGGCATGGCGCATCGTTCTGTTGGGGAATTATTAAACAGTAACAATGAAATATTATCCTGCGCAATCTCTTCAACCTCTTTGGCCTGAAGCTCTTTAGCCCTGGTTGTGGAGGAAACCGAAGTGATATTTGCCTTCGCCGCCAACCCTGCAGCATCAAGAATCAGTGCTACCCTTCCATCTCCCATAATTGTGGCTCCGGCATATTCTGAAAGTCCCTTAAGATGCTGTCCCAGAGGTTTAACTACAATCTCTTCACTATTGTGAAGTGCATCAACCAAAATCCCATACTGAAGAAGACCTGAAGAGGCAACAACAATGTTAAGATCACCGGATGCATGAAATCTGCGATCATCATTTTCCCTCTTCTCAGCAAAGCTATTACCTGCATGAACACTATTTTTATCTTCAATACAATTTTGACTGTGATGAGGAGAACGCCTGTCTGCAATACGCTTTCTCCTGTCAAATTCCCTGCGACCAGTTTTAGGGTCGATATAAGTCGGTACCATACCAGCCACTTCGGAAAAGCGTATCAGGGGAAGCATTTTACCCCTCAGTACCAATACTTCTGCGTCACCCACCACTTCGATTCTTCTTTTTACATCCGCAGCCCGGATCCTGAGCAACTCAGCGACATTTACCTGAGGAATAGCAAACCGTTCACCCTCAACAGAAATAATAAGAGACGGAATGATAGCTAAAGTCAACGGAAGCTTAATTAAAAACTTTGTCCCCGCCCCCGGAACAGAATCAATCTCAACCTTGCCGCCAAGTCTGTCAAGATTGGTCTTTACCACATCCATTCCAACACCTCTGCCGGAGATATCGGTAACCTTCTCTGCTGTGGAAAGCCCGGGCATAAACAGCAGTGCGGTCTTATCTTTCTGAGACATGCTGTTAAGCTGCTCAGATTTGACAACTCCCTTGTCAAGAGCCTTTTGAGCGATCATTTCCGCATCTATCCCCCTGCCATCATCAGATATTTCTATCACCACCTGACCAGCCTGATGGGATGCTCTGAGCACCAATTTCCCCACACGGCTCTTCCCCGCACTCTCTCTCCTGGAAGGAGATTCCAACCCATGGTCAACAGCATTTCTTATCATGTGGGTAAGCGGATCACTCAAACCTTCGATAAGAGTTTTATCCAGCTCCACACCTTTACCTTCAATAACAAAATCTATCTCCTTGTCCATTTTCCTGGACATATCACGAACCACTCTGGGAAATTTGTTAAACAGATTCCCCACAGGTTGCAACCGGGTCTGCATTATAACTTCCTGCAGTTCCCCGGTGACAAGGTCGATTCTCTGTGCTGCTGCTTTTATAGCCTGAGGATCATTACGGTTCATGGAGTCAATGAGCTGATTTCGACTCAAAACCAGCTCTCCTGCCTGGTTCATTAACATCTCAAGTACCGAAACACTAACTCTCAATGTTTCACTGGTGATGGGTACTGAAGCCTTCTTATCACCTGTAACATCTGTTTTAGAATTGCTGCGCTGAGCCGCCGGGGTGCTCCCCGATAATTCACTTTTGTTTTGCTCGATTTCAGACCCTTCAACACACACTGTTTTATCCGTTTCAGCCAGTTTACCTTCATCCCCTTTCCCACAACTGTTTGGATCAAAGAGCAGCTCTACCCGTTGCTTTTCCACATCCACAAGAGCATCAATCATATCAGGCTCAAGCACAGTTCTGAACACTATTTCCAGCGGTACCTTTTTAACCGGAGGATCATCAAGTGAACCTACAGACTCGATGTTGACCTGTGCATTTATTACATAACCGGTTGAAGATATATTTTTAATCACCTCAAGGGGTGATTTGCCTTTCTTTTCAAGATCATGGATCAGATCATAAACAATACGGTAGATGTATTGACGTTCCCTGCATGCTGATTCAAATTCCTCATCCGAAACGCCTTCGGTTTTCTGATTCTGTTCCTCTCTGACCTCTTTTACCAACTCTACATTACCAGAAACACCCAGCCCGTTTACAATTTCCCCAAGCCCTTCCATATGAGAGGAGATATCAATTGAATCACACTGGGAAACATCGTTGACCATATCTCTCAGAGCATCAAAGGCGGAGAGCAGAATGTTGGTTATTTCAGGATTGGGGAGCAGTTTACCCGAGCGCATAAGATCCAGCACATTCTCAGCTTTATGAGCAAGTGCCTGAATCCGGGAAAGATTAAAGAACCCAGCCCCTCCCTTCATAGAATGCGCTGCCCTGAAAACCTTATTTACCAATTCTATGTCTATATTCTCCCCCGTCTCCTCAATAGAAAGCAGATCAGTTTCTATCCCTTCCAAATGTTCCCTGGATTCGGTAAGAAATTCTTTCAACAGCTCATCCATAATTACTCCTTAGAATTATCAGCCAGACAAATCTCAAAATGTGCATGGAGCCGCAATGTAGTCAGAAAGTCAAACACCGATTCGCATACCCCGGTAAGTACCAGTCTGCCGTCCCTCTTTTCAAGAGAGTTATGCAGCGCAATCAAAAGCCCTACACCGGCAGAGTCAATAAAATTAACAGAAGTGATGTCGATCACAACTTTGGAGAGAACCTCGGAAGAGGATAACTGGTTTTTCAGTGATTCTCTGAGTTCTGGACAGTTTTCCGCACACAAATCGGCCCTTACTGTTACATTTAACTCACCGTTTTTTTCATCTTTACCTAAACTGAATGTATCCATCACACCTCCCGGGGCGGCACAGTTCAAACTGTATTATTCTCAAACTTCAATCAAAAGAACGGTCCGGTCATCATCAGGACTATTACCGCTCTCCATTGAGACAATTACTTTTTCAATAAATCCGGAACCTGAAAGATCCATATTTTCACTTGCTGCCCTTAACAGGCATTTTTTCTGTTCCTTTATGTCTGATCCACCTTTTCCGGAGAGCACACCATCACTGAACAGTACAAACCTGTCCCCACAGGATATTTTCATCTCATGCTCTTTCAGTTGTACCCTTTTAAAAATCCCCAGCATTTCTCCTTCAGACTCAACGAAATGCGGTTTTCCCCCTTTAGGAAGAAAAAGTGCTGATGGGTGTCCGGCATGAACAAGAGTGGCCTTCTCTGCAACCCTGTTAAGTCTCAGCCATACCATTGTGACATATGACTCCTCCGTAAGAAGAGGCCTGATAAGTTTGTTAAGTGAGAAAAGGGATTCGGTTTGTGAGTACAAGAAAGTGCAGTTTTGATGCAAAAGTACTTTCAACCCAGATGTGACAAGTGCAGAGCCGGTTGAATGCCCGCAAACATCTGCAAGAAAGTAGTCAAAAACACATTCCCCGGATCGTAACACTTCATAAAAATCGCCCCCCGCGCGGTGAAGAGGTTTGTAATACACAGAAAATCTGCCATCAGGCATCTGCTCCGGTTTGGCCAGAAGGGAAAGTTGCGCCGAGGAGAGAGTTTGAAGTTGAGCAGCCTGGTATTCTACAAGTGCTTTATTGGCGCGGTGAAGTCTGAGGTGGGTTTTAACCCTGGCCATAGTCTCATAAAAATTGTACGGCTTAGTAATGTAGTCAACCCCGCCGGCTTTAAAACTCTCTACTTTTATATCCGGGTCGTTTTCTGCGGAAAGAAACATAACAGGAATATCAGAAGTCATACTGCAGCCCTTAAGCTTGCGGCAGGTTTCTATCCCCGATTCTTCCGGCATATTAACATCAAGCAGTATAAGATCCGGCTCTGTTTCAAGGGCTAAGGCTCTCCCCTTCTTACCATTTGTTGCTGAGAAGACCGAGTAACCCTCACGATTTAAAATCGATTCTATGACCTTAACAGAAACTGGATCATCATCCACTACCAGGACTTTCACTACCTGCCGCATACCTTCTTCCGTAAACATATCCATAATCAATCGCAGCCAAAGTTATAATGTTCACAATGTTTACCGTAGTTTATTTTACGATTCATTGCAGATGGTTACAACTTTTTTTTTATTCTGATATTTTTTTTTCAGAGCTGAATTTTAAAGCGGTGAGGCAAGAGAACTGGCAGATTATTAAGGAGAAAAGAAGAAATCCCTTATTTATCTTTTAAGAGCATCCACCTTGACCATTCCCCCGGTCAACACAGTTTTTACAGCTTCTTCTACGGGAAGGTCCAATGGCTTAACCTTATGAGAGGGGACGATTATAACAAAACCGCTTGTGGGATTAGGGGAAGTCGGTACAAAAAGAGTATAACAGAGTCGGCCCTGATCCAAAGGATCGATAATAGTTCCGGTGTTAAAGGCAATGACCCAAATGTCGTTTGAAGGGTATTCAACCAAAACCGGCCTGGTAAAAAAACTCTCCTTTTCACTTGAACCGACCATATCGACTATTTGCCTGGTGGCTTTGTAGATAGATTTAAGTATAGGTATGGAGGTGAAGAAGCCATCCAGTTTTCTCATTATTGCTTTTCCGATGAGTGTTTTGACCAGAAGACCGAAGGCCGCAATCAATAGAACTATAAGTGTAGCTGCAGCTATTTCAATCAACACAGCCCAAAGTGTGGCCTCTCTGAAATGCGGGGGAACAAAAACCAAAATGGTTTCTAAGAAGCTCCTCCCCAGGTTCATCAGAAACTGTAACACAAACCATGTTACAATCAGTGGCAGCAAGGACAGCAATCCCTGTAGGAACAGGGTCAAAACGCGTGGATGTTTTTTCTTCATTCAACCTCCGGACTCGCTAAAGGACTCCTACATCACCATCACAAACCTTAAATGATGGATCAGGGGGGTGAGAGATTTCCCATTTTCCTTGGATAATTCATCAGAACCACTATTAAAGTTCAGCAGGTTAAACTCCTTACTGTCAAAAAGAGGGAATATCGTTTTGTTGAACTGAACAAATCTATTCAATCCGCACCCAACCCTGCTCACAACCGCACAGGATGAATTTGTCTCCCTGTTGAATAAGTTTGCAGTTAAGGCAACCAGAAGCATCAGAACAGGGATAAATGTAAAGAGCTGTTTTTGTTTTTTCATAACAGCGGTTAGGATGGATTTTTGAAGTATCGTAATACCCTCCAGGTTAGATGTTGAAAGCACTACCATTAAATTAAGTTTCGATGGTTCGAAACAATCATTTGGTAGATTTCGGAGCGGAGGAGTAGATATTGATGGATGATAGGATATTTTTCAGATTGATTGGAGAGAGAGGTTTTTCAAGGAAAAGATCGGCACCGGCACTGAGAGCCAGAGCTTCTGTTTCTTTATCGCCATATGCGGTGATTACAATAATGTAGCAGGGGGTTTTTTGATATTTTCTGGCATAGTCAATAAGGTGTAGTCCATCCATGGAAGCATTTCCCTGGAGTCTCAGATCAACAATGAATGCCTCAAACTGCTCTTTTTCGAGATGGTTTTTTGCGTTTTGAACACAATCTACAG contains:
- a CDS encoding Signal transduction histidine kinase CheA — translated: MDELLKEFLTESREHLEGIETDLLSIEETGENIDIELVNKVFRAAHSMKGGAGFFNLSRIQALAHKAENVLDLMRSGKLLPNPEITNILLSAFDALRDMVNDVSQCDSIDISSHMEGLGEIVNGLGVSGNVELVKEVREEQNQKTEGVSDEEFESACRERQYIYRIVYDLIHDLEKKGKSPLEVIKNISSTGYVINAQVNIESVGSLDDPPVKKVPLEIVFRTVLEPDMIDALVDVEKQRVELLFDPNSCGKGDEGKLAETDKTVCVEGSEIEQNKSELSGSTPAAQRSNSKTDVTGDKKASVPITSETLRVSVSVLEMLMNQAGELVLSRNQLIDSMNRNDPQAIKAAAQRIDLVTGELQEVIMQTRLQPVGNLFNKFPRVVRDMSRKMDKEIDFVIEGKGVELDKTLIEGLSDPLTHMIRNAVDHGLESPSRRESAGKSRVGKLVLRASHQAGQVVIEISDDGRGIDAEMIAQKALDKGVVKSEQLNSMSQKDKTALLFMPGLSTAEKVTDISGRGVGMDVVKTNLDRLGGKVEIDSVPGAGTKFLIKLPLTLAIIPSLIISVEGERFAIPQVNVAELLRIRAADVKRRIEVVGDAEVLVLRGKMLPLIRFSEVAGMVPTYIDPKTGRREFDRRKRIADRRSPHHSQNCIEDKNSVHAGNSFAEKRENDDRRFHASGDLNIVVASSGLLQYGILVDALHNSEEIVVKPLGQHLKGLSEYAGATIMGDGRVALILDAAGLAAKANITSVSSTTRAKELQAKEVEEIAQDNISLLLFNNSPTERCAMPLELVRRVERIESKQIETTASRRSMQYRGKTLPLVTLADSAQVQQIAPEGKNLAVIVTSVNNRDVGLLCHMPVEVIETSLSPDRKTIRQKGISGSVIISDTTILMVDIYELVETAWPEWVRESNTKGENKHTILLAEDSEFFRSQICKHLSDAGFTVIEAVDGEDAWEKLLKHKDQIEAVVTDIEMPRMNGFELCTRIRENSSFSSLPLIAVTSLAGDDDKAMGMKVGVTDYQVKLDRDRLISSLEEIVSREKVAG
- a CDS encoding response regulatory protein; the encoded protein is MRQVVKVLVVDDDPVSVKVIESILNREGYSVFSATNGKKGRALALETEPDLILLDVNMPEESGIETCRKLKGCSMTSDIPVMFLSAENDPDIKVESFKAGGVDYITKPYNFYETMARVKTHLRLHRANKALVEYQAAQLQTLSSAQLSLLAKPEQMPDGRFSVYYKPLHRAGGDFYEVLRSGECVFDYFLADVCGHSTGSALVTSGLKVLLHQNCTFLYSQTESLFSLNKLIRPLLTEESYVTMVWLRLNRVAEKATLVHAGHPSALFLPKGGKPHFVESEGEMLGIFKRVQLKEHEMKISCGDRFVLFSDGVLSGKGGSDIKEQKKCLLRAASENMDLSGSGFIEKVIVSMESGNSPDDDRTVLLIEV
- a CDS encoding Transporter, which gives rise to MIAAFGLLVKTLIGKAIMRKLDGFFTSIPILKSIYKATRQIVDMVGSSEKESFFTRPVLVEYPSNDIWVIAFNTGTIIDPLDQGRLCYTLFVPTSPNPTSGFVIIVPSHKVKPLDLPVEEAVKTVLTGGMVKVDALKR
- a CDS encoding response regulator receiver protein; this encodes MVFAAVICEVIMKRILLAEDEESIQIAYKMLLEGPGVEVQPVDCVQNAKNHLEKEQFEAFIVDLRLQGNASMDGLHLIDYARKYQKTPCYIIVITAYGDKETEALALSAGADLFLEKPLSPINLKNILSSINIYSSAPKSTK